A window of Choloepus didactylus isolate mChoDid1 chromosome 23, mChoDid1.pri, whole genome shotgun sequence contains these coding sequences:
- the YWHAH gene encoding 14-3-3 protein eta, giving the protein MGDREQLLQRARLAEQAERYDDMASAMKAVTELNEPLSNEDRNLLSVAYKNVVGARRSSWRVISSIEQKTMADGNEKKLEKVKAYREKIEKELETVCNDVLALLDKFLIKNCNDFQYESKVFYLKMKGDYFRYLAEVASGEKKNSVVEASEAAYKEAFEISKEHMQPTHPIRLGLALNFSVFYYEIQNAPEQACLLAKQAFDDAIAELDTLNEDSYKDSTLIMQLLRDNLTLWTSDQQDEEAGEGN; this is encoded by the exons ATGGGGGACCGCGAGCAGCTGCTGCAGCGGGCGCGGCTGGCCGAGCAGGCAGAGCGCTACGACGACATGGCCTCCGCTATGAAGGCG GTGACGGAGCTCAATGAACCTCTGTCCAATGAAGATCGCAATCTCCTCTCTGTGGCCTACAAGAATGTGGTTGGTGCCAGGCGATCTTCCTGGAGGGTGATCAGCAGCATTGAGCAGAAAACCATGGCTGacggaaatgaaaagaaattggaGAAGGTTAAAGCTTATCGGGAGAAGATTGAGAAGGAGCTGGAGACAGTTTGCAATGATGTCCTGGCTCTGCTCGACAAGTTCCTCATCAAGAACTGTAATGATTTCCAATATGAGAGCAAGGTGTTTTACCTGAAAATGAAAGGCGATTACTTCCGCTACTTGGCAGAGGTAGCTTCCGGGGAGAAGAAAAACAGTGTGGTCGAAGCTTCTGAGGCCGCTTACAAGGAAGCCTTTGAAATCAGCAAAGAGCACATGCAGCCAACACATCCCATTCGGCTGGGTCTGGCCCTCAACTTCTCTGTGTTCTACTATGAGATCCAGAATGCACCTGAGCAGGCCTGCCTCTTAGCCAAACAAGCCTTCGATGATGCCATAGCTGAGCTGGACACACTAAACGAGGATTCCTACAAGGACTCCACGCTCATCATGCAATTGCTGCGAGACAACCTCACCCTCTGGACGAGCGACCAGCAGGATGAAGAAGCGGGAGAAGGCAACTGA